Proteins encoded in a region of the Methylosinus trichosporium OB3b genome:
- a CDS encoding Hsp60 family chaperonin, translated as MARNIRFGDVVRRDLLAGVDALADAVAVTLGPRGRNVVIEHRAAGLPPVATKDGVTVAQAVELAGRTQSVGVSLVRQMATAVAKEAGDGTTTSVVLARRLAAETRKALAAGMNPRDIVLGMEKAARIVDRDLAARARRCDDTRALAHVATLAAGGDESIGAIVADALTRAGEGGVVDVELGAALCDEIDIVEGMRWEQGYRSPYFMTDSARKIAELENPYILIYDRVINQFSELVPALELVRRQRGSLLIVAENIVEEALPGLLLNHIRKNLCSIAVKGPGYGDSRYEFLHDLAALTGGRAIMEACGEELSNVTMAHLGRAKRVVVREDDTVVIGGEGDGAAITERLAAARQQADWITDGDPSKGSPSGKRHDLENLQTRIKALSGKVVTIKAGGLSDILIKERMQRIENALASARAARSDGVVAGGGVGLYRARAALTEATGDTLDQTYGIAIVRAALDEPIRRIAANAGRDAHEFLFELKRSNDDFWGMDMRSGECGDLYAAGVIDPARVTRLALRNAVATASSLMTVECAVTHIPPSDPTYGFDPHLAAATREDPRS; from the coding sequence GTGGCTAGAAATATTCGATTCGGAGACGTCGTGCGTCGTGATCTGCTCGCCGGCGTCGATGCGCTCGCCGACGCCGTCGCCGTCACGCTCGGCCCGCGCGGTCGCAATGTGGTGATCGAGCATCGCGCCGCGGGGCTTCCGCCCGTCGCCACCAAGGATGGCGTGACCGTCGCGCAGGCGGTCGAGCTCGCGGGCCGCACGCAGAGCGTCGGCGTGTCGCTGGTGCGGCAGATGGCGACGGCCGTCGCCAAGGAGGCCGGCGACGGCACGACCACATCCGTCGTGCTGGCGCGGCGCCTCGCCGCCGAGACGCGCAAGGCGCTCGCCGCCGGCATGAATCCGCGCGACATCGTGCTCGGCATGGAGAAAGCGGCGCGCATCGTCGATCGTGATCTCGCCGCGCGCGCACGGCGCTGCGACGATACACGCGCGCTCGCGCATGTCGCGACGCTGGCGGCGGGCGGCGACGAGTCGATCGGCGCAATCGTCGCAGACGCCTTGACGCGCGCCGGCGAAGGCGGCGTCGTCGATGTCGAGCTCGGCGCCGCTCTTTGCGACGAGATCGACATCGTCGAAGGCATGCGTTGGGAGCAGGGCTATCGATCGCCTTATTTCATGACCGACAGCGCACGCAAGATCGCCGAGCTCGAGAATCCCTATATTCTGATCTATGACCGCGTCATCAATCAATTCTCCGAGCTGGTGCCGGCGCTGGAGCTGGTGCGCCGTCAGCGCGGCAGCCTGCTGATCGTCGCCGAGAACATCGTCGAGGAGGCTCTGCCCGGCCTCTTGCTCAATCATATCCGCAAGAATCTCTGCTCGATCGCGGTGAAGGGTCCTGGTTATGGCGACAGCCGCTATGAGTTCCTGCACGATCTCGCGGCGCTGACCGGCGGACGCGCGATCATGGAAGCCTGCGGAGAAGAATTGTCCAATGTGACGATGGCGCATCTCGGCCGCGCGAAACGCGTCGTCGTGCGCGAGGATGATACGGTGGTGATCGGCGGCGAGGGCGACGGCGCGGCGATCACTGAGCGTCTCGCCGCGGCGCGGCAGCAGGCGGATTGGATCACCGATGGCGATCCGTCGAAGGGCTCGCCCAGCGGCAAGCGTCATGATCTCGAAAATCTGCAGACGCGCATCAAGGCGCTCTCGGGCAAGGTCGTCACCATCAAGGCCGGCGGACTCTCGGATATTCTGATCAAGGAACGCATGCAACGCATCGAGAATGCCCTCGCCTCGGCGCGCGCCGCGCGCAGCGACGGCGTCGTCGCCGGCGGCGGCGTCGGGCTCTATCGCGCGCGCGCCGCTCTCACCGAAGCGACGGGCGACACTCTCGATCAGACCTATGGAATCGCTATTGTGCGCGCGGCGCTCGACGAGCCGATCCGTCGCATCGCCGCCAATGCGGGGCGCGATGCGCATGAGTTTTTATTCGAGCTCAAACGTTCGAACGATGATTTCTGGGGCATGGACATGCGCAGCGGCGAATGCGGCGATCTCTATGCGGCGGGCGTCATCGATCCGGCGCGCGTCACGCGTCTCGCATTGCGCAACGCCGTCGCCACCGCATCGTCATTGATGACCGTCGAATGCGCGGTCACTCATATTCCGCCGAGCGATCCGACATACGGCTTCGATCCGCATCTCGCCGCTGCGACGCGTGAAGATCCGCGCAGCTGA
- a CDS encoding sigma-54-dependent Fis family transcriptional regulator: MRKPVLERPQSSGPRPCGEDAGLHGVDRPGVAWDWMRQTGQAPSGADWVRPQVAEAWARCIDEHALTPGVELAPRLREADAPAMEATISPAAAHLAEAAYDLRALLGDAEVALLLTDPDATLIQFFDHGLEMSAGWPMTRVGADWSEAAIGNTGVGAACLLREPAAFDGKEHFNRALHRFATAGCPILGPDGRICAIIGLISARRDSARLMLGCLKIARRVMEASLFEHLVSDGYLLRLRASAFGDPGGRYAAGGRVFVAADGRIQGVDRIGRELLEAAAAGALIGEDVGAAIGVELSALKAASDDARAVPVKGRGARLLIADVHRAPRRDASSAAASSAGCGAELAELRACDAEWRDGVLETALRKASGLQERNIPILITGESGVGKDHLVRRLHAIGPRKDRPLVAINCAAIPRELIESELFGYEGGSFTGARAKGKPGKFVEADKGILFLDEIGDMAADLQATLLRVLDSSEVVPIGSSKPIRVDVRVVAATNRSLPEMVQKGTFRRDLYYRLNGVQLWLPPLRERPDRLRLLAHLFRIEQEQLGVAEAHSFADEVWRVFLQHPWPGNIREARNVLRSSIAVARERIIRIEDLPVDFMQELNVDSRRQLDASLLGEHRLEESGETSLDLSDWEARAVRFALASSNGNIAKAARSLGITRATLYHKMARYGLQSDRRIISKR; this comes from the coding sequence GTGAGAAAGCCCGTCCTCGAGCGCCCGCAATCGTCGGGGCCGCGGCCCTGCGGCGAGGACGCCGGCCTCCATGGCGTGGACCGTCCCGGCGTCGCCTGGGATTGGATGCGCCAGACCGGCCAGGCGCCGAGCGGCGCCGATTGGGTGCGTCCGCAAGTGGCGGAGGCATGGGCCCGCTGCATCGACGAGCACGCGCTGACGCCGGGCGTGGAGCTCGCGCCGCGGCTCCGTGAGGCCGATGCGCCGGCGATGGAGGCGACGATCTCTCCGGCCGCCGCTCATCTCGCGGAGGCGGCCTATGACCTGCGCGCGCTGCTCGGCGACGCCGAGGTCGCGCTGCTGCTCACCGATCCCGATGCGACGCTGATTCAATTCTTCGACCACGGCCTCGAGATGTCGGCCGGTTGGCCGATGACGCGCGTCGGCGCCGATTGGAGCGAGGCGGCGATCGGCAACACCGGCGTCGGCGCCGCCTGTCTCCTGCGCGAGCCGGCCGCTTTCGACGGCAAGGAGCATTTCAACCGCGCGCTGCATCGCTTCGCCACCGCGGGCTGTCCGATCCTCGGGCCCGACGGACGCATCTGCGCGATCATCGGCCTCATCTCGGCGCGCCGCGACAGCGCAAGGCTGATGCTCGGCTGTCTCAAGATCGCCCGGCGCGTGATGGAGGCGAGCCTGTTCGAGCATCTCGTCTCGGACGGCTATCTGCTGCGCCTGCGCGCGAGCGCCTTCGGCGATCCCGGCGGACGCTACGCCGCCGGCGGCCGTGTGTTCGTCGCCGCCGATGGTCGCATTCAGGGCGTCGACCGCATCGGCCGCGAGCTGCTCGAAGCCGCCGCCGCCGGCGCGCTGATCGGAGAGGACGTCGGCGCCGCGATCGGCGTCGAGCTCTCGGCTCTGAAGGCCGCGAGCGACGATGCGCGCGCGGTTCCGGTGAAGGGCCGCGGCGCGCGTCTCCTCATCGCCGACGTTCATCGCGCGCCGCGCCGCGACGCCTCATCCGCGGCGGCGAGCAGCGCGGGCTGCGGCGCCGAGCTGGCGGAGCTGCGCGCCTGCGACGCCGAATGGCGCGACGGCGTGCTGGAGACCGCTCTGCGCAAAGCCTCGGGGCTGCAGGAGCGCAATATTCCGATCCTGATCACCGGCGAATCCGGCGTCGGCAAGGATCATCTCGTGCGCCGGCTCCACGCCATCGGCCCGCGCAAGGATCGCCCGCTCGTCGCCATCAATTGCGCCGCCATTCCGCGCGAGCTGATCGAGAGCGAATTGTTCGGCTATGAGGGCGGCAGCTTCACCGGCGCGCGCGCCAAGGGCAAGCCGGGCAAGTTCGTCGAAGCCGACAAGGGAATCTTGTTCCTCGACGAGATCGGCGACATGGCCGCCGATCTGCAGGCGACGTTGCTGCGCGTGCTCGATTCGAGCGAGGTCGTGCCGATCGGCTCGTCGAAGCCGATCCGCGTCGATGTGCGCGTCGTCGCCGCGACCAATCGCAGCTTGCCGGAAATGGTGCAGAAGGGAACGTTTCGCCGCGATCTCTACTATCGCCTCAACGGCGTGCAGCTGTGGCTGCCGCCCTTGCGCGAGCGTCCCGATCGGCTGCGCTTGCTCGCGCATCTCTTTCGCATCGAGCAGGAGCAGCTCGGCGTCGCCGAGGCGCACAGCTTTGCCGACGAGGTGTGGCGCGTGTTTCTCCAGCATCCCTGGCCGGGCAACATCAGAGAAGCGCGCAATGTGCTGCGCTCGTCGATCGCCGTCGCGCGCGAGCGCATCATTCGCATCGAGGATTTGCCGGTCGACTTCATGCAGGAGCTGAACGTCGACTCGCGTCGCCAACTCGACGCCTCGCTGCTGGGCGAGCATAGGCTCGAGGAGAGCGGCGAGACGTCGCTCGACCTCTCCGATTGGGAGGCGCGCGCGGTGCGCTTCGCGCTCGCCTCCAGCAACGGCAATATCGCCAAGGCGGCGCGCAGCCTCGGCATCACCCGCGCCACCCTCTATCACAAGATGGCGCGCTATGGCCTGCAGAGCGACAGGCGCATCATTTCCAAGAGGTGA
- a CDS encoding DUF1097 family protein codes for MRLSITRAVSIGAVGGLAAFLSSGPAAPHGAQLFILLIGWAGYSRFGDKLAGLKPALAHLLLGAAFAALALVLVTQLPYGETLGAAAWTAIVAALTLGALAYAASLPGLGAFAAALLGYVALLAAAAIGGADKIVALAPDNAALIGVLSLVAGALSGCFADALAETAQKYLPLRRSPTRSATSA; via the coding sequence ATGCGACTTTCGATCACGCGCGCCGTGAGCATCGGCGCTGTCGGCGGCCTCGCCGCTTTTCTCTCCTCGGGTCCCGCGGCGCCTCATGGGGCGCAGCTCTTCATCCTGCTGATCGGCTGGGCCGGCTATTCCCGCTTCGGCGACAAGCTCGCCGGATTGAAGCCGGCGCTCGCTCATTTGCTGCTCGGCGCCGCATTCGCCGCTCTCGCCCTCGTTCTCGTCACGCAGCTGCCCTATGGCGAGACGCTCGGCGCGGCGGCGTGGACGGCGATCGTCGCGGCGCTCACGCTCGGCGCGCTCGCTTATGCGGCGAGCCTTCCGGGCCTCGGCGCTTTCGCGGCGGCTCTGCTCGGCTATGTCGCGCTGCTCGCCGCTGCGGCGATCGGCGGCGCTGACAAGATCGTCGCGCTCGCGCCGGATAATGCGGCGCTGATCGGAGTTCTGTCGCTCGTCGCCGGCGCGCTCTCGGGCTGCTTCGCCGACGCGCTCGCCGAGACCGCGCAAAAATATCTGCCGCTGCGCCGTTCGCCGACCCGATCGGCGACGAGCGCCTGA
- a CDS encoding SCO family protein yields the protein MAVSRSSHSTGTDARAADHCAPISSEARGSRARRGVAALLRPLASALERLVALFVRPPVVESVKIEDGIVCVSRYVAERLVDRRRLKAGGLGIDRHVDRAGQCARVELVGADRVVQIAGHASPSERDKLIETLIAALRADGSTVEVRTIAERGRGETDDVARRRRSAALRRFSIVALAAAGLQASVMWRWSQQSSDASPAPLREPSFHLTSSSGAAVDETTLRGRPYAAFFGFTQCPQVCPTTLVELTRAVESLGASASNLAILFVSLDPERDTPETLSDFIASFGGRVTALTGTETEIARAARAFRVYHRKSALDGGGYTIDHTALVYLVDRHGRARDALSFTDHRDIAKRKLEAFVREECADAT from the coding sequence GTGGCCGTTTCCCGCTCCTCTCATTCGACCGGAACCGACGCCCGCGCCGCGGATCATTGCGCGCCCATATCGAGCGAAGCGAGAGGCTCGCGCGCGCGTCGCGGCGTCGCCGCATTGCTGCGGCCGCTCGCCAGCGCATTGGAGCGGCTCGTCGCGCTGTTCGTGCGGCCGCCCGTCGTCGAGAGTGTGAAGATCGAGGATGGTATCGTCTGCGTCTCGCGTTATGTCGCGGAGAGATTGGTGGACCGGCGCAGGCTCAAGGCCGGCGGCCTCGGCATCGACAGGCATGTCGACAGGGCGGGACAATGCGCGCGCGTCGAGCTCGTCGGCGCCGACCGCGTCGTGCAGATCGCCGGTCACGCCAGTCCGAGCGAGCGCGACAAGCTCATCGAGACTCTGATCGCCGCGCTGCGCGCCGACGGCTCGACAGTCGAGGTGCGCACCATCGCCGAGCGAGGACGCGGCGAGACCGATGATGTGGCGCGCCGTCGTCGCAGCGCCGCCTTGCGGCGCTTCTCGATCGTCGCGCTCGCTGCGGCGGGGCTGCAGGCGAGCGTGATGTGGCGCTGGTCGCAGCAATCGAGCGACGCGAGCCCCGCGCCTCTGCGAGAGCCTTCGTTTCATTTGACCTCCTCGAGCGGCGCCGCGGTCGACGAGACGACATTGCGCGGGCGGCCCTATGCGGCCTTCTTCGGCTTCACGCAATGTCCGCAGGTCTGCCCGACGACTCTCGTCGAGCTGACGCGCGCCGTGGAATCGCTCGGCGCGAGCGCGTCGAATCTCGCCATTCTATTCGTCAGCCTCGATCCCGAGCGCGATACGCCGGAGACGCTGTCCGATTTCATCGCCTCCTTCGGCGGACGTGTGACGGCGCTCACCGGAACGGAGACGGAGATCGCTCGCGCGGCGCGCGCCTTTCGCGTCTATCACCGAAAATCCGCGCTCGACGGCGGCGGCTATACGATCGATCACACCGCTCTCGTCTATCTCGTCGACCGCCACGGCCGTGCGCGAGACGCGCTCTCTTTCACCGATCATCGCGACATCGCCAAGCGAAAGCTGGAGGCCTTCGTGCGCGAAGAGTGCGCGGATGCGACATGA
- a CDS encoding copper chaperone PCu(A)C — MICIAAAALTRGEASSPIVVAAARCAPTFAGAKVGSCTLVLRNPGRSADRLVAIATDAADRVEIHSMSVADGVMQMRRLPQGVEIAAGATVDFHDRGYHLMLLDLKEPLTAGGSIDADLFFERAGALPVAFRVEDMER, encoded by the coding sequence ATGATCTGTATCGCCGCGGCGGCGCTCACGCGCGGCGAAGCGTCTTCGCCGATCGTCGTCGCAGCGGCCCGATGCGCTCCGACCTTCGCGGGAGCCAAGGTCGGGTCCTGCACGCTCGTCCTGCGCAATCCGGGCCGCAGCGCGGATCGGCTCGTCGCCATTGCGACCGACGCGGCCGATCGCGTCGAGATTCACTCGATGAGCGTCGCGGATGGCGTCATGCAGATGCGTCGCCTCCCGCAGGGCGTCGAGATCGCGGCCGGAGCGACGGTCGATTTCCACGATCGCGGCTATCATTTGATGCTGCTCGATCTGAAAGAGCCGCTCACGGCGGGAGGGAGCATCGACGCCGATCTGTTCTTCGAGCGCGCCGGGGCGCTGCCTGTCGCCTTCCGCGTCGAAGACATGGAGCGCTGA
- a CDS encoding DNA cytosine methyltransferase: MTPTYYEFFAGGGMVRAGLGAGWRCLLANDFDARKCASYRANWGGETLVERDVRDLQASQLPGLADLVWASFPCQDLSLAGVGAGLAGARSGAFWPFCGLIASLRMEGRHPPLLALENVCGALTSHGGRDFAAICAALAEQGYRFGALVVDAALFAPQSRPRLFIVAARADLPLAPALLGDAPAPLFGTPALDAAFAALPESLRSQWLWWKLPAPPARNATLADLIEEAPTGVDWHEPAKTRALLEMMSPVNRAKVEAAMATGRRMVGALYRRTRYGAGGEKLQRAEARFDDIAGCLRTPAGGSSRQIVLLIEQGRLRSRLISARETARLMGLPEDYALPPRYADAYHLTGDGVVVGVVRHLAAHLFEPALAAMRARRAA, from the coding sequence ATGACGCCGACCTATTATGAATTCTTCGCTGGCGGCGGCATGGTCCGCGCCGGCCTGGGCGCCGGTTGGCGTTGCCTCCTCGCCAATGATTTCGACGCGCGCAAATGCGCGAGCTATCGCGCCAATTGGGGCGGGGAGACGCTCGTCGAGCGCGACGTGCGCGATTTGCAGGCGTCGCAGCTCCCCGGACTCGCCGATCTCGTCTGGGCCTCCTTTCCTTGCCAGGATCTCTCGCTCGCCGGCGTCGGCGCCGGCCTCGCGGGGGCGCGCTCCGGGGCCTTCTGGCCGTTCTGCGGCCTGATTGCGTCACTGCGCATGGAAGGGCGGCATCCGCCGCTGCTCGCGCTGGAAAATGTCTGCGGCGCGTTGACCTCGCATGGCGGACGCGACTTCGCGGCCATTTGCGCCGCGCTCGCCGAGCAAGGCTATCGCTTCGGCGCGCTCGTCGTCGATGCGGCGCTGTTCGCGCCGCAATCGCGGCCGCGGCTGTTCATCGTCGCGGCGCGCGCCGATCTGCCGCTCGCGCCCGCCCTGCTCGGCGATGCGCCGGCGCCGCTGTTTGGCACGCCGGCGCTGGACGCCGCCTTCGCCGCTCTGCCGGAGAGCCTGCGGTCGCAATGGCTGTGGTGGAAGCTGCCGGCGCCGCCGGCGCGCAATGCGACGCTCGCCGATCTCATCGAGGAGGCGCCGACCGGCGTCGATTGGCACGAGCCGGCCAAGACGCGCGCGCTGCTCGAGATGATGAGCCCCGTCAATCGCGCCAAGGTCGAGGCGGCGATGGCGACCGGCCGCCGGATGGTGGGCGCGCTCTACCGGCGCACGCGTTATGGAGCCGGCGGCGAGAAGCTCCAGCGCGCCGAGGCGCGCTTCGACGACATCGCCGGCTGTCTGCGCACGCCGGCCGGCGGCTCGAGCCGCCAGATCGTGCTCCTCATCGAGCAGGGGCGGCTACGCTCGCGGCTGATCTCCGCGCGCGAGACGGCGCGGCTGATGGGGTTGCCGGAGGATTATGCGCTGCCGCCCCGCTACGCCGACGCCTATCATCTCACCGGCGACGGCGTCGTCGTCGGCGTCGTGCGCCATCTCGCCGCGCATCTCTTCGAGCCGGCGCTGGCGGCGATGCGGGCGCGTCGCGCCGCCTGA
- a CDS encoding FkbM family methyltransferase, with protein sequence MTLIDRLKHVKRRLLGGVGRASNRKLFLFQTPRHGVDDLADIASFGDEPGTILDVGANIGQSALRFRLAFPKARIISLEPVSGTFSELQRRTADLDVDCRRLALGPEAGRATIYLTELSVTNSLKRPAAEELRGAEEIEVETLDGFVVRNGLEAIDLLKIDAEGFDLDVIRSGARTLAAGRVRFILVEVGFNPGDPRHPLFDDMRAELTPHGFRLLGFYEQNLEWSGEPRLRYANALFCRDAAVLAAERDRQARLCA encoded by the coding sequence ATGACTCTGATCGATCGATTGAAACATGTGAAGCGTCGGCTGCTCGGCGGCGTCGGCCGCGCCAGCAATCGCAAGCTGTTTTTATTCCAGACGCCTCGCCATGGCGTCGATGACCTCGCCGATATCGCGAGCTTCGGCGACGAGCCGGGGACGATCCTCGATGTCGGCGCCAATATCGGCCAGTCGGCGTTGCGCTTTCGCCTCGCTTTCCCGAAGGCGCGCATCATCAGCCTCGAGCCGGTCTCAGGGACTTTCTCCGAGCTGCAACGGCGCACCGCCGATCTCGACGTGGATTGCCGGCGCCTGGCGCTCGGCCCGGAGGCGGGCCGCGCCACCATCTATCTTACCGAGCTGTCGGTCACCAATTCGCTGAAGCGCCCTGCGGCGGAGGAACTGCGCGGCGCCGAGGAGATCGAGGTGGAGACGCTCGACGGCTTCGTCGTCCGCAATGGCCTCGAAGCGATCGATCTGCTGAAGATCGACGCCGAGGGCTTCGATCTCGATGTCATTCGCAGCGGCGCGCGCACGCTCGCGGCCGGGCGCGTTCGCTTCATTCTGGTCGAGGTCGGGTTCAACCCCGGCGACCCGCGCCATCCTCTGTTCGACGATATGCGCGCCGAGCTGACGCCGCATGGTTTCCGCCTGCTCGGCTTTTACGAGCAGAATCTCGAATGGAGCGGAGAGCCGCGGCTACGCTACGCCAATGCGCTGTTCTGCCGCGACGCTGCGGTTCTCGCGGCGGAGCGCGACCGGCAGGCGCGGCTCTGCGCGTGA
- the rplQ gene encoding 50S ribosomal protein L17, with amino-acid sequence MYHGRAKRRFNRTHEHRKAMFMNLSQALIKHEQIVTTLPKAKDLRPVVEKLVTLGKRGDLHARRQAIAQLRDVDLVKKLFDVLGPRYKERNGGYTRVLKAGFRYGDNAALAVIEFVDRDVDAKGKDSGPVQTKEEAA; translated from the coding sequence ATGTATCATGGTCGCGCGAAGCGCAGGTTCAACCGCACGCATGAGCACCGCAAGGCGATGTTCATGAATCTTTCTCAGGCGCTCATCAAGCATGAGCAGATCGTCACCACCCTGCCGAAGGCCAAGGATCTGCGTCCTGTGGTCGAGAAGCTGGTGACGCTCGGCAAGCGCGGCGACCTGCACGCCCGCCGTCAGGCGATCGCGCAGCTGCGTGACGTCGACCTCGTCAAGAAGCTCTTCGACGTGCTCGGCCCGCGCTACAAGGAGCGCAACGGCGGCTATACGCGCGTGCTCAAGGCGGGCTTCCGCTATGGCGACAACGCCGCGCTCGCCGTCATCGAATTCGTCGATCGCGACGTCGACGCCAAGGGCAAGGATTCAGGCCCCGTGCAGACGAAGGAAGAGGCCGCCTGA
- a CDS encoding DNA-directed RNA polymerase subunit alpha produces the protein MSIQKNWQELIKPSKLEVTAGDDPRRVAVAVAEPLERGFGVTLGNALRRILLSSLQGSAITSIHIDGVLHEFSSIPGVREDVTDIVLNIKDIAIKNHAEGVKRMTLKKTGPGPVTAGDIQTPGDVQILNPDLVICTLDEGAEIRVEFTVATGKGYVPADRNRAEDAPIGLIPIDSLYSPVKKVSYRVENTRAGQVLDYDKLTLTIETNGAISPEDSLAYAARILQDQLSVFVNFEELRREETAPSIPQLAFNPALLKKVDELELSVRSANCLKNDNIVYIGDLIQKSEAEMLRTPNFGRKSLNEIKEVLAQMGLHLGMEVPGWPPENIDDLAKRFEEHY, from the coding sequence GTGAGCATCCAGAAGAACTGGCAGGAACTCATCAAGCCCAGCAAGCTCGAGGTGACGGCCGGCGACGATCCGCGCCGCGTCGCCGTCGCGGTCGCCGAGCCGCTCGAGCGCGGCTTCGGCGTGACGCTCGGCAATGCGCTGCGCCGCATTCTGCTCTCCTCGCTGCAGGGCTCGGCCATCACCTCGATCCATATCGACGGCGTGCTGCACGAGTTCTCCTCGATCCCCGGCGTGCGTGAGGACGTGACCGACATCGTCCTCAACATCAAGGACATCGCGATCAAGAACCACGCCGAGGGCGTCAAGCGCATGACGCTGAAGAAGACCGGCCCCGGCCCGGTCACCGCCGGCGACATCCAGACGCCCGGCGACGTGCAGATCCTGAACCCCGACCTCGTCATCTGCACGCTCGACGAGGGCGCGGAGATCCGTGTCGAGTTCACGGTGGCGACCGGCAAGGGCTATGTGCCGGCCGACCGCAACCGCGCCGAGGATGCGCCGATCGGCCTCATCCCGATCGACAGCCTCTATTCGCCGGTCAAGAAGGTCAGCTACCGCGTCGAGAACACGCGCGCCGGCCAGGTGCTCGACTATGACAAGCTGACGCTGACCATCGAGACCAATGGCGCGATCTCGCCCGAGGACTCGCTCGCCTATGCGGCGCGCATCCTGCAGGATCAGCTCAGCGTCTTCGTGAACTTCGAGGAGCTGCGCCGCGAGGAGACCGCGCCGTCGATCCCGCAGCTCGCCTTCAATCCGGCGCTGCTCAAGAAGGTCGACGAGCTCGAGCTCTCGGTGCGCTCGGCCAACTGCCTGAAGAACGACAATATCGTCTATATCGGCGACCTCATCCAGAAGTCGGAGGCGGAGATGCTGCGCACCCCGAACTTCGGCCGCAAGTCGCTGAACGAGATCAAAGAGGTGCTCGCTCAGATGGGCCTGCATCTCGGCATGGAAGTCCCCGGCTGGCCGCCGGAGAATATCGACGATCTCGCCAAGAGATTCGAAGAGCATTATTGA
- the rpsK gene encoding 30S ribosomal protein S11 gives MAKETTRVRRRERKNIVSGVAHVNSTFNNTMITITDAQGNTVSWSSAGSMGFKGSRKSTPYAAQMAAEDAARKAGEHGVRTLEVEVSGPGSGRESALRALQAAGFTVTSIRDVTPIPHNGCRPRKRRRV, from the coding sequence ATGGCAAAAGAGACCACGCGCGTTCGCCGCAGGGAGCGCAAGAACATCGTTTCCGGCGTCGCGCATGTGAATTCGACGTTCAACAACACGATGATCACCATCACCGACGCGCAGGGCAACACTGTGTCCTGGTCGTCCGCCGGCTCGATGGGCTTCAAGGGGTCGCGCAAATCGACGCCCTACGCCGCGCAGATGGCCGCCGAGGACGCGGCGCGCAAGGCCGGCGAGCATGGCGTGCGCACGCTCGAGGTCGAGGTCTCCGGCCCGGGCTCAGGTCGTGAGTCGGCGCTGCGCGCGCTGCAGGCGGCGGGCTTCACCGTCACCTCGATCCGCGATGTGACGCCCATTCCGCACAATGGCTGCCGTCCGCGCAAGCGTCGCCGCGTCTGA
- the rpsM gene encoding 30S ribosomal protein S13: MARIAGVNIPTNKRVVIALQYIHGIGAKKAQEIIEKVNIPPERRVAQLTDAEVLQIRETIDRDYLVEGDLRREVAINIKRLMDLGCYRGLRHRRQLPVRGQRTHTNARTRKGKAKPIAGKKK; encoded by the coding sequence ATGGCCCGTATTGCCGGCGTCAACATACCGACCAACAAGCGCGTCGTCATCGCGCTTCAATATATTCACGGGATCGGGGCCAAAAAGGCGCAGGAGATCATCGAGAAGGTGAACATCCCGCCGGAGCGCCGCGTCGCCCAGCTGACCGACGCCGAAGTCCTGCAGATCCGCGAGACGATCGACCGCGACTATCTCGTCGAAGGCGATCTGCGCCGCGAGGTGGCGATCAACATCAAGCGCCTGATGGATCTCGGCTGCTATCGCGGCCTGCGCCATCGCCGCCAGCTGCCGGTGCGCGGCCAGCGCACCCACACCAACGCCCGCACCCGCAAGGGCAAGGCGAAGCCGATCGCCGGCAAGAAGAAGTAA